The genomic stretch GCGGAACCGTCAACTCGTCCGCGCGCAGGACCGGTTCGGCATCCGCCGCACCATGGTCGCCGGTGAACTTGGTCAGGCCCTCCTCGCGGACCTCGCCCAGATCCCGGCCGAGCATGGTCGACACGAGCGAGAGCCGGTCGAGTCTGGCCAGCGGGCCGTGGTGGACCCGCTTCCCGTCGCGCAGCACAGTGACGGTGTCGCACACGGCGTACAGCTCGTCCAGGCGGTGGCTGACGTAGACGACCGCGATGCCCGCGTCGCGCAGCCGCCGGATCACCGTGAACAGGGTCTCCACCTCGCGGGGTTCGAGGGAGGAGGTCGGCTCGTCCATGATGACGATCCGCGCGTCGGTGGCGACGGCCCGGGCCAGGGCGACCATCTGCTGGGCACCGACTCCCAGGCTGCGCAGGGGCCTTCGGACATCGACCCGCACTCCGTAGGTGCGCAGCGTCTCCTCGGCCTCCCGGTTCATCCGGGCGATGTCCAGTACACCGAGCCGGTTGCGCGGCTCACGGCCCAGGAAGAGGTTGCGGGCCACGCTGAGCAGCGGGATGAGGTTGACCTCCTGGTAGATGGTGGAGATCCCGGCCTTCTGCGCCTCCAGCGGGGTGGCGAAGGAGACCTCGCGGCCCTGGAAGACGATCTGTCCGGCGTCGGGCCGGTACACGCCGGTGAGGAGTTTGATGAGGGTCGACTTCCCGGCGCCGTTCTCGCCGATCAGGGCGTGGACCTCACCGGCGTGCAGGGTGAGGTCCACGTCGTCCAGGGCCCGGACGCCGGGGAAGGTCTTGCTCAGTCCGCGGACGGTGAGAACTTCTGCGGGCACGTCAGTACGCCTTGCCGAGGTCACTCTTCGCGTTGTCCGCGCCGTAGGCACCGTCCTCGATAACGATGTCCTGGGCGACTTCCTCACCCTGGGTGAAGGTGTCGAGGGTCTGGAAGGCCAGCGGGCCGAAGCGCGGGTTGGACTCGATGACCCCGCTGATCCAGCCGTCCACGATGCCCTGGACGGCGTTGCGGGTGCCGTCGACCGTGACGATCT from Streptomyces davaonensis JCM 4913 encodes the following:
- a CDS encoding sugar ABC transporter ATP-binding protein, which encodes MPAEVLTVRGLSKTFPGVRALDDVDLTLHAGEVHALIGENGAGKSTLIKLLTGVYRPDAGQIVFQGREVSFATPLEAQKAGISTIYQEVNLIPLLSVARNLFLGREPRNRLGVLDIARMNREAEETLRTYGVRVDVRRPLRSLGVGAQQMVALARAVATDARIVIMDEPTSSLEPREVETLFTVIRRLRDAGIAVVYVSHRLDELYAVCDTVTVLRDGKRVHHGPLARLDRLSLVSTMLGRDLGEVREEGLTKFTGDHGAADAEPVLRADELTVPHQLHGVSVSIRPGEVVGLGGLLGSGRTETAKAIAGALPLGSGRVTVAGVPLRAGSTPAAIRAGISLLPEDRKSEGIVPGLSVRENIALAVLPRLSRFGLVSEARVDAIVDTFIERLRIKASSPRQKVGELSGGNQQKVLLARWLAMHPKVLLLDEPTRGIDVGAKAEVQKLVDELAADGLGVLLISSDLEELIEGSDRVVVLKDGVVVGELSGDDVTEERLMRAIAGNDVREEATADG